In Symmachiella dynata, the following are encoded in one genomic region:
- a CDS encoding type II toxin-antitoxin system RelE/ParE family toxin, with product MAYTVEFSARARRDIDEIVAYIQADSPRDATRWRQKLQERMNALRTMPEACGLAPENDESPHNVRQLLHGHYRVLFTIREQRVFVLTIRHGARRFMKAAEFDAIK from the coding sequence ATGGCGTACACGGTTGAGTTCTCCGCCCGTGCCCGTCGCGACATCGACGAGATCGTCGCTTATATCCAGGCCGATTCTCCCCGCGACGCGACCCGCTGGCGGCAGAAGCTGCAAGAGAGAATGAATGCTCTTCGCACGATGCCCGAGGCGTGCGGTTTGGCTCCTGAGAACGACGAGTCGCCGCACAACGTGCGGCAACTGTTGCACGGCCACTATCGCGTGCTGTTCACGATCCGTGAGCAGCGGGTGTTTGTTCTGACAATCCGCCATGGCGCACGGCGATTTATGAAGGCTGCTGAATTCGACGCGATCAAGTGA
- a CDS encoding HNH endonuclease, translating into MSKYDFNNAETYAIWLLHDKRCWICLEPLRLGECSVDHVIPESLLDSVDDLANVLQQYGLPNDFRINWFGNWLPSHVRCNQTKSNKIFEYVPGLKLILDRLAKKAEAVAKSARSISANVEKDKVFAKVFVALEKETISLDDLQEVFCELRHIDDVDTVVLEEEISIHFDPDRWTIASEGSGYVVVTDGRLGGIVPSGPSPHISWMCPTCRSYGPWNGVRCMSCGHMSDPHG; encoded by the coding sequence ATGAGCAAATACGACTTTAATAACGCCGAAACATACGCTATTTGGTTACTTCACGACAAACGCTGCTGGATTTGTTTAGAACCATTGCGACTTGGTGAATGCTCGGTTGACCACGTCATCCCAGAATCGCTCCTCGACTCCGTCGACGACCTCGCAAATGTCCTGCAACAGTATGGGCTGCCGAACGATTTCCGGATTAACTGGTTTGGAAACTGGCTTCCAAGCCATGTGCGTTGTAATCAAACCAAATCCAACAAGATCTTCGAATACGTTCCTGGCCTCAAACTGATACTGGATCGCCTTGCTAAGAAAGCTGAAGCAGTTGCGAAATCGGCTCGATCTATCTCAGCCAACGTCGAAAAAGACAAAGTGTTTGCCAAAGTATTTGTTGCACTTGAAAAAGAGACAATTTCACTGGACGACCTGCAAGAAGTCTTCTGTGAATTGCGCCACATTGATGACGTGGATACCGTTGTTCTCGAAGAGGAAATTAGTATCCATTTCGATCCAGATCGCTGGACCATTGCGAGCGAAGGTTCCGGATACGTTGTTGTTACCGATGGAAGATTAGGAGGGATTGTTCCGTCTGGACCGTCACCACACATTTCATGGATGTGCCCAACCTGTAGAAGCTACGGCCCATGGAATGGAGTAAGATGCATGTCGTGCGGTCACATGAGTGATCCGCACGGTTGA